One window of Pelmatolapia mariae isolate MD_Pm_ZW linkage group LG18, Pm_UMD_F_2, whole genome shotgun sequence genomic DNA carries:
- the LOC134617489 gene encoding leptin receptor gene-related protein, producing MAGIKALVGLSFSGAIGLTFLLLGCALESYGVYWPMFVLIFYVLSPIPTFISRRLSDDSESSNACRELAYFLTTGIVVSSFGLPIVLARTNTIKWGACGLVMTGNAVIFLTILGFFIVFGGGDDWSWEQW from the exons ATGGCAGGCATTAAag CACTGGTTGGTTTGTCCTTTAGTGGTGCTATTGGACTGACATTTCTTCTGCTGGGCTGTGCATTAGAATCGTACGG GGTCTACTGGCCGATGTTTGTCCTGATTTTCTACGTATTAAGTCCCATCCCGACCTTCATATCCAGACGCCTCAGTGATGACTCTGAATCCAGCAATGCCTGCAGAGAGCTGGCCTATTTCTTAACAACTGGCATTGTGGTATCATCGTTTGGACTACCCATTGTTTTGGCCCGTACCAACACC ATCAAGTGGGGCGCCTGTGGATTGGTGATGACCGGAAACGCCGTCATCTTTCTCACCATCTTAGGCTTTTTTATCGTGTTTGGAGGCGGGGATGACTGGAGCTGGGAGCAGTGGTAA
- the LOC134617481 gene encoding phosphoglucomutase-1-like, translated as MKLKEWSECRRGIQGMSAPYPDQRPSTNGLRRKVYVFQSRRNYLHNFIQSIFSSIDLRDRQGSTMVVGGDGRFFNRTATQVIVQMAAANGVGRLIIGHHGIMSTPAVSCMIRKCKAIGGIVLTASHNPGGPDGDFGIKFNTANGGPANEAVTNKIFQISRTIEEFPICPGLQVDLTTMGKQTFDLENKFKPFTVEIVDSVESYANMLRNIFDFAALKELLSGKNHFKIRLDALHGAVGLYVRRILCDELGCPASSAINCVPKEDFGGQHPDPNPIYATDLVDSMRDGQYDFGAAFDADGDQNMILGKHGFFVTPSDSVAVIADNIFCIPYFQHAGVRGFARTMPTSAALDRVAKATKIELYETPTAWKFFGNLMDAGMLSLCGEESFGTGGDHIREKDGLWAVLAWLSILATRKKSVEDLVKDHWLKYGRNYFTRYDYENVDIDAACEMMEDLEITITDKTFVRQRFAVEDKIYQVEKADSFEYADPVDGTISRNQGLRIIFSDGSRIIYRLSGTSFDGATVQIYLDSYEKEHVFGDAQVMLAPLATIALKISQLHHRTGRTGPSVII; from the exons ATGAAACTAAAGGAGTGGTCTGAATGTAGGAGAGGGATCCAGGGGATGTCAG ccccctacccagacCAGCGACCCAGCACCAACGGCCTGAGGAGAAAGGTCTATGTGTTCCAGTCCAGGAGGAACTACCTGCACAACTTCATCCAGAGTATCTTCTCTTCCATTGACCTGCGCGATCGCCAGGGTTCAACCATGGTGGTGGGGGGAGACGGACGCTTCTTCAATCGAACGGCTACTCAGGTCATTGTGCAGATGGCAGCTGCCAATGGG GTGGGTCGTCTGATCATTGGACACCACGGGATAATGTCCACGCCAGCCGTCTCCTGTATGATCAGGAAATGCAAAGCCATCGGAGGCATCGTTCTCACTGCCAGCCACAACCCCGGTGGACCTGATGGAGACTTTGGCATTAAGTTTAATACTGCAAATGGAG GCCCAGCCAACGAAGCAGTCACAAACAAGATCTTTCAGATCAGCAGGACCATTGAGGAGTTTCCCATCTGCCCTGGACTACAAGTGGATCTGACAACCATGGGAAAACAGACCTTTGACCTGGAGAACAAGTTCAAGCCATTCACAG TGGAAATCGTAGACTCTGTGGAGTCCTACGCTAACATGCTGAGGAACATCTTTGACTTTGCTGCTCTGAAGGAGCTTCTGTCTGGCAAGAACCACTTCAAGATAAGACTGGATGCCTTGCACGGAG CGGTAGGACTCTACGTGAGGAGAATACTGTGTGATGAGTTGGGTTGTCCTGCCAGTTCTGCCATTAACTGTGTCCCTAAGGAGGATTTTGGAGGTCAACACCCAGATCCTAACCCCATATACGCTACAGATCTGGTTGACAGCATGCGAGACGGACAGTATGATTTTGGTGCAGCATTTGATGCCGATGGG GACCAGAACATGATCCTTGGTAAACATGGCTTCTTCGTCACCCCATCTGACTCCGTGGCTGTGATTGCTGACAACATTTTTTGCATCCCGTACTTTCAGCATGCAGGGGTGAGAGGTTTTGCTCGTACTATGCCCACAAGTGCAGCATTAGACAG AGTAGCCAAGGCAACGAAAATCGAGCTATATGAAACTCCCACTGCCTGGAAGTTCTTTGGGAACCTCATGGATGCAGGCATGCTGTCTTTGTGTGGAGAGGAAAGCTTTGGTACAG GAGGAGACCATATTCGTGAGAAGGATGGGCTTTGGGCTGTGCTGGCATGGCTGTCTATCCTGGCCACCAGAAAGAAGAGTGTGGAAGATTTAGTTAAGGACCACTGGCTAAAATATGGAAGAAACTACTTCACCAG GTATGACTACGAGAATGTAGACATAGATGCAGCATGTGAAATGATGGAGGATTTGGAGATCACAATCACCGACAAGACCTTTGTGAGGCAAAGATTTGCTGTGGAAGACAAAATCTACCAGGTGGAGAAAGCAGACAGCTTTGAGTATGCAGACCCGGTAGACGGCACCATTTCCAGGAACCAG GGGCTGCGGATAATCTTCTCTGATGGTTCTCGAATCATCTACAGACTCAGTGGGACCAGTTTTGATGGGGCAACAGTTCAAATCTATCTCGACAGCTACGAGAAAGAACACGTTTTTGGGGATGCACAG GTGATGCTGGCACCCCTTGCCACTATCGCTCTAAAGATTTCTCAGCTTCATCACAGGACCGGTCGAACTGGTCCATCTGTCATTATATGA